Proteins co-encoded in one Rhodoflexus caldus genomic window:
- a CDS encoding single-stranded DNA-binding protein: MKGLNKVTFIGHAGDAPEVKTLSNQLKVAKLMLATNDSYKDEQGQLHTQTDWHTIIFWRNMADIAEKYIKKGSLLYIEGKLKTRSYEDEHGKKRYITEVIAEEFLLLDKKA; this comes from the coding sequence ATGAAAGGGCTCAATAAAGTAACCTTTATCGGTCATGCAGGTGATGCACCGGAGGTAAAGACACTCAGCAATCAGCTAAAAGTAGCTAAGTTGATGCTGGCAACCAACGACAGCTACAAAGACGAACAAGGACAACTACACACCCAAACCGATTGGCACACCATCATTTTTTGGCGAAATATGGCAGATATTGCCGAAAAATATATCAAAAAAGGTAGTTTGTTATACATAGAAGGCAAGCTAAAAACCCGCAGCTATGAAGACGAGCACGGAAAAAAGCGTTATATTACCGAAGTAATCGCAGAAGAGTTTCTGTTATTGGACAAAAAAGCATAA
- a CDS encoding ATP-dependent nuclease produces MSEIRINSIKIKNYRSFGKEQEFTFPNKDYKKPIAIVGYNNSGKTNLINCILFGIGNKFVQANTFELNDPHNLDYNNHLNIKINLEGSEFEHHYTDKNGNKQKMNKSITGNYEIFTEIDDNELKSGMQPSMFGMNKHYNIFYINFHNIKEEISTRKTSWGNLTSFLAKHIKKIVDTDSNMAEKQETYENEVKTATDKVLENSQLSAFIDKIKANYSTNLRNNSCEVVFGLPDYEDIFLQMIFKVGLNGESENLIPIDHFGDGYISMFVMAVIQAIAESNTDDKCLFLFEEPESFLHENHQEYFYKTVLCNLAERGHQVIYTTHSDRMVDIFDTKGIIRIEFDEQSKQTVIKYNNVGEFSPTMPTNINGQEIISFANFNSYIKSVEPNLNKILFSRKVVLVEGPNDVLAYKIAIEKEVEKAKRDKKYAETYLSFLNIAFVVHHGKATAYLLIELCKHFGLDYFVINDWDFDTDFIKELDAFLDENALKQGNLYLKDGTNDRSSNLKAMITTNWKLLKSAGIDKIHFNIPKLERVLGYQSDDKDSLGILSAVQTFTEYPETFLPAKLREFLELDKLTAQTTSVSKTENSELEDELPF; encoded by the coding sequence ATGTCAGAAATAAGAATAAACTCTATCAAGATTAAAAACTACCGTTCTTTTGGCAAAGAACAAGAATTTACCTTTCCAAACAAAGACTACAAAAAGCCGATTGCGATAGTAGGTTATAACAATTCAGGAAAAACCAATCTGATAAATTGTATTTTGTTTGGTATTGGTAATAAGTTTGTTCAAGCAAACACATTTGAACTAAACGACCCACATAATTTAGACTATAACAATCATCTGAATATTAAAATCAATTTAGAAGGAAGTGAATTTGAACACCATTATACCGATAAAAATGGAAACAAGCAAAAAATGAATAAGTCCATAACAGGAAATTATGAAATATTTACAGAAATAGACGATAACGAACTAAAATCGGGAATGCAACCGTCAATGTTCGGAATGAACAAACATTACAATATTTTCTACATCAATTTTCACAACATAAAAGAAGAAATAAGCACACGAAAAACAAGTTGGGGTAATTTAACTTCATTCTTAGCCAAACACATCAAGAAAATTGTTGATACAGATAGCAATATGGCTGAGAAACAAGAAACTTATGAAAACGAAGTTAAAACAGCAACTGATAAAGTTCTTGAAAACTCTCAACTAAGTGCCTTTATTGATAAGATTAAGGCTAATTATTCTACTAATTTGAGAAATAATAGTTGTGAAGTGGTTTTCGGCTTACCCGATTATGAAGATATTTTTCTACAAATGATTTTTAAAGTTGGTTTGAATGGTGAAAGTGAAAATTTAATTCCAATTGACCACTTTGGAGATGGCTATATCTCAATGTTTGTAATGGCAGTCATTCAGGCTATTGCAGAGAGTAATACAGATGATAAGTGTTTGTTTTTGTTTGAAGAACCCGAGAGTTTTTTACACGAAAATCACCAAGAATATTTCTACAAAACGGTTTTATGTAACTTAGCAGAAAGGGGGCATCAAGTAATCTACACAACACATTCGGATAGAATGGTTGATATTTTTGACACCAAAGGCATTATTCGGATAGAGTTTGACGAACAGAGCAAGCAGACCGTCATTAAGTATAATAATGTTGGTGAATTTTCACCTACTATGCCAACAAATATTAACGGGCAAGAAATTATATCTTTTGCCAATTTCAATAGTTACATTAAATCGGTTGAACCAAACTTAAATAAGATTTTATTCAGCCGAAAAGTTGTATTAGTAGAAGGACCGAATGATGTTTTAGCCTATAAAATTGCTATTGAAAAAGAAGTTGAGAAAGCAAAAAGAGATAAGAAGTACGCTGAAACATATCTTAGTTTCTTGAATATTGCTTTTGTAGTACATCACGGAAAAGCAACAGCGTATTTATTGATTGAGTTATGCAAACATTTTGGATTAGACTATTTTGTAATCAACGATTGGGATTTTGATACCGATTTTATAAAAGAACTTGATGCTTTTCTAGATGAAAATGCTTTAAAACAAGGTAACTTGTATCTAAAAGACGGCACAAACGATAGAAGTTCTAATTTAAAAGCAATGATTACGACAAATTGGAAACTACTAAAAAGTGCTGGAATTGATAAAATACATTTCAATATTCCAAAACTTGAAAGAGTTTTAGGCTATCAGTCAGACGACAAAGACAGTTTGGGCATACTTAGTGCGGTTCAGACATTTACAGAATATCCTGAAACTTTTTTACCTGCAAAGTTGAGAGAGTTTTTAGAGTTGGACAAATTGACTGCCCAAACAACCAGCGTAAGTAAAACAGAAAACAGCGAACTTGAAGATGAACTACCATTCTGA
- a CDS encoding DUF6575 domain-containing protein, which produces MTTTLTISQILVYYDFPEIFVAYDNVGTNYLCLLISTDNQETKYISTAISTKRLSNFINGKVDLREIFEKPEINNWLFFNQVKEIIEAKIWEGESLPDEYLPDEGFIYQKQLQGEELILNEAIEKNNAVVHLAVSDSEDNYSIDADNLGDIVKLYQIIIENSYKKALSQRNIKEKKSFYVPNNYKLRAFASSYSSFNLHLYSTSYKDLWGNAIIELGLEKFDEITKDFENQDDFIASLRTVKGHTLSSLKKLVKKLIDNDIKLKHKWFAPNQEKVHLTIIDKVKAEKIYEVLNLSEELTEETKTFLGFFVQVDVEKGTWRIFNLDDEKEYSGEAQGQTLQGVTVETVNYKLTCQEIIEELKVTEKEKTKYILQTIEKAE; this is translated from the coding sequence ATGACAACAACATTAACCATATCACAAATTTTAGTCTACTATGACTTCCCCGAAATTTTCGTGGCATATGATAATGTTGGGACTAATTACTTATGCCTTTTAATATCAACAGACAATCAAGAGACTAAGTATATTTCAACAGCTATCTCAACAAAAAGACTTAGCAACTTTATTAATGGTAAGGTTGATTTAAGAGAAATATTTGAAAAGCCAGAAATCAATAATTGGTTATTCTTTAATCAAGTTAAAGAAATTATTGAAGCTAAAATATGGGAAGGGGAAAGCCTTCCTGACGAATACTTACCTGATGAAGGTTTCATTTATCAAAAGCAACTGCAAGGGGAAGAGTTAATATTAAATGAAGCCATTGAGAAAAATAATGCTGTTGTTCATTTAGCTGTATCTGACAGTGAAGACAATTATAGTATTGATGCCGACAATCTTGGCGACATTGTTAAACTTTACCAAATCATCATTGAGAATAGTTACAAGAAAGCGTTATCACAGAGAAATATAAAAGAGAAAAAATCCTTTTATGTTCCTAACAATTACAAGTTACGTGCATTTGCTTCTTCTTACAGCTCTTTCAATCTTCATCTATATTCTACATCATACAAAGACCTGTGGGGCAACGCAATTATAGAGTTAGGACTTGAAAAATTTGATGAAATAACAAAAGATTTTGAAAACCAAGACGACTTTATTGCTTCGCTAAGAACAGTAAAAGGACACACTCTTAGTAGTTTAAAAAAACTTGTCAAAAAGCTAATTGACAACGATATAAAATTAAAACATAAATGGTTTGCACCTAACCAAGAAAAGGTTCACTTGACAATTATTGATAAGGTAAAAGCCGAAAAAATATATGAAGTCCTTAACTTATCAGAAGAACTGACAGAAGAAACGAAAACCTTTTTAGGGTTCTTTGTGCAGGTTGACGTTGAAAAAGGAACTTGGAGAATTTTTAACCTTGACGACGAGAAGGAATATAGTGGTGAAGCACAGGGGCAGACATTACAAGGAGTGACAGTTGAGACTGTTAACTACAAACTGACCTGCCAAGAAATAATAGAAGAATTGAAAGTGACAGAGAAAGAGAAAACAAAATACATTTTACAGACAATAGAAAAGGCAGAATGA